In Paramisgurnus dabryanus chromosome 7, PD_genome_1.1, whole genome shotgun sequence, the following are encoded in one genomic region:
- the phospho2 gene encoding pyridoxal phosphate phosphatase PHOSPHO2 produces MKTLVAFDFDHTIVDENSDTWVIRSTPDQRLPDWLKQSYQKGRWTEYMGRVLTYIGDQSVQPDHMRAVMESIPYTEGMIELLTFISDNKKDIDCIIVSDANTIFIDWILHASGVQSAIDDVFSNPASIDARGYMSVRCFHAHDCQQCPVNLCKRKVLSDFKESQAKAGVHYERICYVGDGGNDFCPINDLNEGDIAMPRKGYTLEKLLCKRRSEGSATPRAKIMPWESGNEILQELRAFIQ; encoded by the coding sequence ATGAAGACTTTGGTCGCGTTCGACTTCGATCACACTATCGTGGATGAGAACAGCGACACATGGGTGATCCGGTCCACTCCCGACCAGCGTTTACCAGACTGGTTGAAGCAGTCGTACCAAAAAGGCCGTTGGACCGAGTATATGGGTCGAGTCCTGACCTACATCGGAGACCAGTCCGTGCAGCCGGACCACATGCGCGCGGTCATGGAGAGCATCCCGTATACGGAGGGCATGATCGAGCTGTTGACATTCATATCCGATAACAAGAAAGACATAGACTGTATCATAGTCTCTGATGCTAACACCATTTTCATAGACTGGATTTTGCACGCGTCAGGGGTGCAGTCAGCTATAGATGACGTCTTCAGCAACCCCGCGAGCATTGACGCGCGTGGGTACATGAGCGTGCGCTGCTTTCACGCGCACGACTGCCAGCAGTGCCCGGTAAACCTGTGCAAGAGGAAAGTGCTCAGCGATTTTAAAGAAAGCCAAGCGAAAGCTGGTGTGCACTACGAGAGGATTTGCTATGTAGGGGACGGAGGGAATGACTTTTGTCCGATTAATGATTTGAATGAAGGGGATATTGCAATGCCTAGGAAAGGATATACACTAGAAAAACTGTTATGCAAGAGAAGATCAGAGGGTTCAGCAACACCGAGGGCCAAAATTATGCCATGGGAAAGTGGCAATGAGATCCTACAAGAATTAAGAGCCTTTATTCAATAA
- the ppig gene encoding peptidyl-prolyl cis-trans isomerase G, whose protein sequence is MGVKAQRPRCFFDIGISNVPSGRVVIELFTDMCPKTCENFRCLCTGEKGIGKTTQKPLHYKGCLFHRIVKDFMIQGGDFSEGNGRGGESIYGGFFEDESFTKKHTEEFLLSMANRGKDTNGSQFFITTKPAPHLDGIHVVFGQVISGQEVIRMIENQKTDPNSRPYAEVKVLNCGELVPKTKAKKEKKKHQSSSESDDSSDSSSDSKESEKEEKKKRKKHKKEHKKKKEQKPKKEKKGSDEEQADAEPVSTVRPEEVPPIPENRFLLRRSPQPAKEEEPGKEPRKEDSGRERPRERERERDRPTTNSRPNRTRLVMTRSGRRIKGRGPRRYRTPSRSRSRSWDRFRRSETPPHWRQEMQRTHKAKPNTGATQERWIKGDKGDMSEGKTEATEPTRENKIVGQEESKKNSEKEKKAGKRDKSRSASRGRERKRDRHRSKSRDREARKKSDADAEKKKARSRSKSKDKKREKEDKRDKADDKRGRSSSKDKKEKDTKERRKEGEREDRSKEASKQHPERSEKEKSKEVEKKDNGEQRRDRSRSKERVRNATRRSRSRGRGQRGQSRDRGRDRRRSGSRDGRSTRRSRSRERDRARDRGRDAEDKNKRKSADESKSKETRGRDRSSKERSSQKQRSRERDDRQSANRKRRKSHSGSSDSESDGDKQKKRKRSESPKSKDRPSPKSKERVKDKSKSPRKDTKKKDSGSSDSDSD, encoded by the exons ATGGGGGTGAAGGCGCAGCGTCCTCGCTGCTTTTTTGACATTGGCATCAGTAATGTTCCAT CCGGGCGAGTTGTCATTGAACTTTTTACTGACATGTGTCCCAAGACATGCGAGAACTTCCGCTGTTTGTGCACCG GTGAAAAGGGGATTGGGAAGACTACCCAGAAACCCTTGCACTACAAAGGATGTCTGTTCCACAGGATAGTGAAGGACTTTATGATACAAGGAGGAGATTTCAGTGAAG GAAATGGCAGAGGCGGTGAATCCATATATGGAGGTTTCTTCGAAG atGAAAGTTTTACAAAGAAACACACAGAGGAGTTCCTGCTTTCAATGGCAAACAGAGGCAAAGACACAAATGGCTCACAGTTCTTCAT AACTACAAAACCTGCTCCTCACTTGGACGg AATTCATGTGGTGTTTGGTCAGGTGATCTCCGGCCAGGAGGTGATCCGGATGATCGAGAATCAAAAGACGGATCCCAACAGCCGACCCTAcgccgaggtcaaagtgctCAATTGTGGGGAGCTTGTTCCAAAGACTAAAG CAAAGAAGGAGAAAAAGAAGCATCAGTCTTCCAGCGAGAGCGACGATTCCTCGGATAGCTCCTCAGATTCAAAGGAGTCGGAAAAGGAGGAAAAGAAAAAGCGGAAGAAACACAAGAAAGAAcacaagaaaaagaaagaacagAAGCCTAAAAAAGAGAAGAAAGG GTCTGATGAGGAACAGGCTGATGCTGAACCTGTGTCAACTGTCCGCCCAGAGGAAGTCCCGCCCATTCCTGAAAACCGCTTTCTGCTAAGGCGAAGCCCCCAGCCGGCCAAAGAAGAGGAACCGGGAAAAGAACCGCGCAAGGAGGACTCTGGGAGAGAGCggccaagagagagagagcgggaGAGAGACAG ACCCACGACGAACTCGCGGCCAAATCGCACAAGACTGGTTATGACCAGGTCAGGGCGGAGAATTAAGGGACGAGGACCCAGG CGTTATCGGACGCCTTCTCGGTCTCGTTCACGTTCGTGGGATCGGTTTCGACGCAGCGAGACGCCTCCACACTGGAGACAAGAAATGCAAAGGACACACAAAGCAAAACCCAACACAGGTGCCACCCAGGAACGATGGATCAAAGGAGACAA AGGGGACATGTCCGAGGGAAAGACAGAAGCCACTGAGCCAACTAGAGAGAATAAAATCGTTGGACAGGAAGAATCAAAAAAGAACtctgaaaaagaaaagaaagcgGGAAAGCGTGATAAATCACGCAGTGCTTccagaggaagagagagaaagcGGGACAGACATCGCTCAAAGAGCAGGGACCGGGAAGCACGGAAGAAGAGCGACGCTGACGCAGAGAAGAAGAAAGCTCGCAGCCGAAGCAAGAGTAAAGACAAGAAGAGAGAGAAGGAAGACAAGCGCGATAAAGCCGATGACAAACGAGGACGCTCCAGCAGCAAagacaagaaagaaaaagaCACGAAAGAACGAAGGAAAGAGGGGGAACGAGAAGACAGAAGCAAGGAAGCATCCAAACAACATCCTGAAAGAAGTGAAAAGGAGAAGTCAAAAGAGGTTGAAAAGAAGGATAACGGTGAGCAGCGTCGCGATAGATCGAGAAGCAAAGAACGGGTTCGCAATGCCACGCGGAGGTCCCGATCGAGGGGACGAGGACAACGCGGGCAGTCTCGCGACCGAGGGCGTGACAGACGGCGCAGCGGTAGTCGAGATGGACGATCGACTCGCAGGTCACGGAGCAGAGAGCGAGATAGGGCTCGGGATCGAGGGAGAGATGCAGAAGACAAAAACAAGAGGAAGAGCGCCGATGAGTCAAAGAGCAAAGAGACCAGAGGTCGAGACAGGAGCTCCAAAGAACGTTCCTCTCAGAAACAGCGGAGCAGGGAACGAGACGATCGACAGAGCGCTAACAGAAAGAGAAGGAAGAGCCACAGTGGAAGCAGCGATTCTGAAAGCGACGGAGATAAACAGAAGAAGCGAAAACGGAGCGAGAGCCCGAAATCAAAAGACAGACCTAGCCCGAAATCAAAAGAGAGAGTGAAGGACAAATCTAAAAGCCCAAGGAAAGACACAAAGAAAAAGGACTCTGGCTCTAGTGACAGCGACAGTGATTGA
- the ssb gene encoding lupus La protein produces the protein MADTQEASPLEKKVAEQIEYYFGDHNLPRDKFLKEQLQVDDGWVTIETMLKFNRLKSLTSDVAVIVESLQKSQTGLMEISEDKTKIRRNPNKPLPENNEEYRDALKHKSIYMKGFPLDISLDEVKEWLSDKGAVENIHMRKGPQKTFKGSIFAVLESEDAAKAFVERADVKEFKGNEMIVMMKEDYFSKKMAERKQNRVEAKAKAKTDKEVKQKQAEEEELKSLNDQRGCLLKFSGELDQTSREDFHKVFSDHAQIKWIDFTRGAKEGTILFHSNAKEALEKAREAQGGEDLKVKDQVVHWEVLEGDTEMETLKKIIEDQQDTMNKRKGGRGGHRGRGRGRGGRRDRGGREQTQFQGKKTKFESDDEADEEQASPKKRPLESNGQDNEAPAAKQAKSENSS, from the exons ATGGCAGACACTCAGGAAGCGTCTCCTCTGGAGAAGAAGGTGGCAGAACAGATTGAG TACTATTTCGGTGACCACAATCTTCCTCGGGACAAGTTTCTAAAGGAGCAGCTACAGGTAGACGATGGCTGGGTCACTATAGAGACCATGCTCAAATTTAATAG GCTGAAAAGTCTCACATCAGACGTGGCCGTCATTGTCGAGTCGCTACAGAAATCTCAAACCGGTCTTATGGAGATCAGCGAGGACAAAACCAAAATAAGACGAAATCCCAACAAACCTCTTCCAGAGAACAATGAGGAATACAGAGACGCTCTCAAACACAAATCCATCTACATG AAAGGTTTTCCCCTCGACATTTCGCTGGATGAGGTAAAAGAGTGGCTTTCTGATAAAGGAGCAGTTGAGAACATCCACATGAGAAAAGGACCACAAAAGACTTTTAAA GGCTCAATTTTTGCGGTTCTGGAATCTGAAGATGCTGCCAAGGCTTTTGTTGAGCGCGCTGATGTGAAAGAATTCAAAGGAAATGAGATGATTGTTATGATGAA AGAGGACTACTTTTCTAAAAAGATGGCCGAGCGGAAGCAGAACCGTGTGGAGGCGAAGGCCAAAGCCAAAAC TGATAAGGAGGTCAAGCAGAAGCAAGCCGAGGAGGAAGAGCTG AAATCCCTAAATGACCAGAGAGGCTGTCTGCTAAAGTTTTCTGGTGAATTGGATCAAACATCAAGAGAAGATTTTCACAAGGTCTTCTCAGATCATGCTCAGATTAAATGGATTGATTTCACCAGAGGAGCTAAAGAG GGCACAATCCTATTCCACTCAAACGCCAAAGAAGCTTTGGAAAAAGCCCGCGAGGCTCAGGGAGGCGAGGATCTCAAGGTTAAAGATCAAGTCGTTCATTGGGAAGTGCTTGAGGGAGACACAGAAATGGAGACGTTGAAGAAGATCATTGAAGATCAGCAGGATACCATGAACAAACGCAAAGGAGGAAGAG GAGGTCACAGGGGTCGTGGAAGAGGGAGAGGAGGCCGCAGAGACCGAGGAGGAAGAGAACAGACACAGTTCCAGGGAAAGAAGACCAAGTTTGAGAGTGATGatgaggcagatgaag AACAAGCCAGTCCAAAGAAGAGGCCGCTTGAGTCTAACGGGCAAGACAATGAAGCGCCAGCTGCCAAACAAGCTAAAAGTGAAAACAGTTCTTAA
- the klhl41b gene encoding kelch-like protein 41b — translation MDPNALKEELRLFQSTLLQDGLKELLNENKFVDCTLKIGDRSFPCHRLIMAACSPYFRELFFSEDGKEKEIGKEVVVDDVDPNIMDMIIQYLYSAEIDLTDDNVQEIFAVANRFQIPSVFTVCVNYLQKKLSLANCLAVFRLGLVLGVPRLAIAARDYIADHFETVAAEEEFLQLATHELLALIGGDTLNVEKEELVFETVMKWVRSDKAKRAKSLGEVFECIRFRLLPEKYFREKVETDDIIKADPELAKKLQVIKDAYKGKLPEVKKKEKKEGEEEEEEMLPGFLNDNRRLGMYGRDLILMINDTAAVGYDVAENECFLAAMSEQIPKNHVSLCNKKNQLFIVGGLFVDEENKDAPLQCYFYQLDSIAGEWRAMPPMPSPRCLFNLGECENLLFAIAGKDLQTNESLDSVMCYDTEKMKWSETKKLPLRIHGHAVVSHNKLVYCIGGKTDDNKAINKMFVYNHKQSEWRELAAMKTARAMFGAAVHNGKIIVTGGMNEEGLTATSEVYDFGTNKWDTFADFPQERSSVNLVSTGGNLYAVGGFAIVELEDKTIGPSEITDIWQYEEDKKTWSGMLREMRYASGSSCVGMRLNAARMPKL, via the exons ATGGATCCCAATGCATTAAAGGAGGAACTCCGGCTCTTCCAGAGCACCTTGCTGCAGGACGGATTGAAGGAACTTCTTAATGAAAACAAGTTTGTGGACTGCACTTTGAAAATCGGTGATCGCAGTTTTCCCTGTCACCGCCTGATCATGGCCGCCTGCAGCCCTTACTTCCGAGAGCTGTTCTTTTCCGAAGATGGTAAGGAGAAGGAAATCGGCAAGGAGGTGGTCGTTGACGATGTCGATCCCAACATTATGGATATGATCATTCAGTATCTGTACTCTGCTGAGATCGACTTGACGGACGACAACGTTCAGGAGATATTCGCCGTGGCGAATCGTTTCCAGATCCCCTCTGTGTTTACAGTATGTGTGAACTATCTCCAAAAGAAGCTGTCGTTGGCCAACTGTCTTGCCGTCTTCAGGCTCGGCCTGGTCCTCGGCGTTCCCAGGCTTGCCATAGCGGCGCGTGATTACATCGCGGACCACTTTGAAACTGTGGCTGCTGAGGAGGAGTTCCTTCAACTGGCGACCCATGAGCTCTTGGCCCTGATCGGTGGAGACACGCTCAACGTGGAAAAGGAGGAACTCGTGTTCGAGACAGTGATGAAGTGGGTGCGCAGCGACAAAGCGAAGCGAGCCAAGAGTCTGGGCGAGGTATTCGAGTGCATCCGCTTCCGTCTGCTGCCGGAGAAGTACTTTCGGGAGAAGGTCGAAACCGACGACATCATCAAGGCTGATCCGGAACTCGCGAAGAAGTTGCAGGTCATCAAAGATGCCTACAAAGGAAAACTCCCAGAGGTGAAGAAGAAGGAGAAAAAGGAAGgagaggaagaagaggaggagatGTTGCCAGGTTTCCTCAACGATAATCGTCGATTGGGGATGTACGGACGAGACCTGATCCTCATGATCAATGACACGGCTGCCGTGGGGTACGATGTGGCTGAGAACGAGTGTTTTCTGGCTGCCATGTCAGAACAGATCCCAAAGAACCACGTGAGTCTCTGCAACAAGAAGAACCAACTTTTTATCGTTGGAGGCCTGTTTGTCGATGAAGAGAACAAGGATGCTCCACTGCAGTGTTACTTCTACCAG CTGGACAGTATTGCCGGCGAGTGGAGAGCAATGCCGCCCATGCCCAGTCCCCGATGCTTGTTCAATCTGGGCGAATGTGAAAACCTGTTATTTGCCATCGCCGGCAAAGACCTGCAGACCAACGAGTCTCTGGACTCGGTCATGTGTTACGACACTGA AAAGATGAAATGGAGTGAGACCAAGAAACTTCCTCTGCGTATTCACGGCCACGCTGTGGTCTCGCATAACAAACTGGTGTACTGCATTGGAGGAAAGACAGATGATAA CAAAGCTAtcaataaaatgtttgtgtacaacCACAAGCAGTCAGAATGGAGGGAACTAGCGGCTATGAAAACGGCCAGAGCGATGTTTGGAGCTGCAGTTCACAATGGAAAGATTATCGTAACTGGAGGAATGAATGAAGAAGGGCTTACGGCTACATCTGAGGTCTACGATTTTGGAACAAACAA GTGGGATACATTTGCAGATTTTCCCCAGGAGCGCAGCTCTGTCAATCTGGTAAGCACTGGAGGAAACCTGTATGCAGTTGGAGGCTTCGCTATTGTGGAACTGGAGGACAAAACCATCGGACCCTCTGAGATCACAGACATCTGGCA GTATGAAGAGGACAAGAAGACGTGGAGCGGTATGCTGAGAGAGATGCGCTATGCCTCCGGTTCCTCCTGCGTTGGCATGCGCTTAAACGCTGCCAGGATGCCCAAACTCTAA